The Alteromonas stellipolaris genome includes a region encoding these proteins:
- the truB gene encoding tRNA pseudouridine(55) synthase TruB, producing MARRRKGRDINGIVLLDKPLGGSSNQLLQKVRWLFKASKGGHTGALDPLASGMLPLCLGEATKFSQFLLDAEKTYEVTATLGIRTTTSDADGEVVEEKPVTVDEETVRNTCLQFLGKSKQVPSMFSALKHQGKPLYHYARQGITVEREARDIEIFELEVTRIALPEVDMRVKCSKGTYIRSLVDDIGQILECGAYVTRLHRTEVADYPTDKMVSLDTLIATQEALDEGDFAALDAFMIPMDTAVSRLPLVCINDAEKQRFDNGQSVKGTCSEALVVGQPYRVYFGENEQGLFLGVGEGVQDPKDQVGSNGDIFVNPKRRVVYNQ from the coding sequence ATGGCAAGGCGTCGTAAAGGCCGTGATATTAACGGCATAGTATTGCTAGATAAGCCATTAGGCGGCTCTTCAAACCAACTTCTTCAAAAAGTACGTTGGTTGTTCAAAGCTTCAAAAGGTGGTCATACTGGCGCACTAGACCCATTAGCCAGTGGTATGTTGCCTTTATGTTTAGGTGAAGCCACTAAGTTTTCTCAGTTTCTATTAGACGCAGAGAAAACCTATGAAGTGACCGCAACCTTAGGTATTCGTACTACTACCTCTGATGCAGATGGTGAAGTCGTTGAAGAAAAGCCGGTGACGGTGGATGAAGAAACGGTTCGAAACACGTGTTTGCAATTCTTAGGGAAGAGCAAACAAGTGCCTTCCATGTTTTCGGCGCTAAAACACCAAGGTAAGCCTCTTTATCACTATGCTCGTCAGGGGATAACAGTTGAGCGTGAAGCCAGAGACATCGAAATATTTGAACTTGAAGTCACGCGAATTGCGTTGCCAGAAGTGGATATGCGCGTTAAATGCAGCAAAGGCACTTATATTCGCTCGTTAGTAGACGATATTGGTCAAATCCTTGAGTGCGGCGCTTATGTCACACGCTTGCATCGCACTGAAGTGGCCGATTACCCAACGGATAAAATGGTATCTCTTGATACGCTAATTGCTACTCAAGAAGCATTAGATGAGGGCGACTTTGCCGCACTTGATGCCTTTATGATACCTATGGACACTGCGGTCAGTAGACTGCCTTTGGTCTGCATTAACGATGCTGAAAAACAGCGTTTTGATAATGGTCAAAGTGTTAAAGGCACTTGTAGCGAAGCATTAGTTGTCGGCCAGCCTTACCGAGTTTATTTTGGAGAAAATGAACAAGGTTTGTTTTTAGGTGTAGGTGAAGGCGTTCAAGATCCAAAAGACCAAGTGGGGTCTAATGGCGATATTTTTGTGAATCCCAAAAGACGGGTTGTGTACAACCAATAA
- the rbfA gene encoding 30S ribosome-binding factor RbfA, translated as MAREFSRTDRVSQQVHKEVASILQNEYKHRVGDMPLITVSDVDVTRDLAHAKIYVTIYNSTEEEGKRQIKQLAEFQPFIRSILAKRLRMRSVPHLHFFEDKSIIEGMRISNLVSQTVAADDAKRDTDESEEKE; from the coding sequence ATGGCTCGTGAATTTTCACGTACCGACAGAGTGTCGCAGCAAGTTCATAAAGAAGTGGCTAGCATTCTGCAAAATGAATACAAACACCGCGTAGGCGATATGCCGCTGATTACCGTGTCTGATGTAGATGTAACTCGAGATTTAGCCCACGCTAAAATTTATGTGACTATCTATAACAGCACAGAAGAAGAAGGCAAGAGACAAATAAAACAGCTGGCCGAGTTTCAGCCGTTTATTCGTAGTATCTTGGCTAAGCGTTTACGCATGCGCTCTGTGCCGCACCTTCATTTCTTTGAAGATAAATCAATTATCGAAGGAATGCGCATTTCTAACTTGGTATCGCAAACCGTTGCGGCAGATGACGCTAAACGAGATACCGACGAGTCAGAAGAGAAGGAATAA
- the infB gene encoding translation initiation factor IF-2: protein MADVSIEKLASDIGTTVDRLVGQFKDAGITKNAGAQVTEEEKKKLLDHLSKQHGSASEPQRMTLKRKTTSTISVGKSKEVKVEVRKKRTYVKRTDAEEQQRQAEEEAKLAEEARLKREAEEKAAAEAKQAAEEKARKAEESRKAAEEERARRVEQAKKDAEARKKDEPEMSAEEKAAQEAARQEEERLRKAQEEEAQKKLEEDAKKAADEARKLAEENERRWKEEAEARKKAEAEEVHLHSNRYAQEAEDEQDAQVERSSRRRRKSKRNAGEHLKQGFNKPAQPVERIVKLGETITVGELASKLAIKSNEVIKTMMKMGEMATINQVLDQDTAVLVVEEMGHKFELVNDNALEEELLADDGTGGDKTSRAPVVTIMGHVDHGKTSLLDYIRRAKVADGEAGGITQHIGAYKVQTDNGEITFLDTPGHAAFTAMRARGATATDIVILVVAADDGVMPQTKEAVQHARAAGVPLIIAVNKMDKESADPDRVKTELSQLEVISEEWGGEHQFCNVSAKTGMGVDGLLEAINLQAELLDLQAVAKGPGRGIVIESRLDKGRGPVASVLIQEGELKAGDILLCGEEYGRVRAMRDEHGQELKLAGPSTPVEVLGLSGVPVAGEDAAVVKDERKAREVAAKRHQKKRELKLARQQKAKLENMFANMEAGDVSELNIVLKADVQGSVEAIAESLIKLSTAEVKVNIVGSGVGGITETDATLAAASGAIVLGFNVRADATARRVLEAEEIDLRYYSVIYSLIDEVKAAMSGMLAPEFRQEIIGLAEVRDVFKSPKLGAIAGCMVTEGVVKRSNPIRVLRENVVIYEGELESLRRFKDDVQDVRNGMECGIGVKNYNDVKVGDQIEVFEIVEVKREI from the coding sequence ATGGCAGATGTATCTATTGAAAAGCTCGCCAGCGACATTGGTACGACCGTTGACCGATTGGTTGGCCAGTTTAAAGACGCGGGTATTACAAAGAATGCCGGCGCTCAGGTTACTGAAGAAGAGAAAAAGAAACTGTTGGATCATTTAAGTAAGCAACACGGCAGCGCGTCCGAACCACAGCGCATGACACTTAAACGCAAGACAACCAGTACTATTAGCGTAGGCAAGTCTAAAGAAGTTAAAGTTGAAGTACGTAAGAAGCGTACATACGTTAAGCGTACTGATGCTGAAGAGCAACAACGTCAAGCGGAAGAAGAAGCGAAGTTAGCTGAAGAAGCACGTTTGAAACGTGAAGCAGAAGAAAAAGCTGCTGCTGAAGCAAAACAAGCTGCTGAAGAAAAAGCGCGTAAAGCGGAAGAGTCAAGAAAAGCTGCTGAAGAAGAACGTGCACGTCGCGTTGAGCAAGCTAAGAAAGACGCTGAAGCACGCAAAAAAGACGAGCCTGAAATGTCGGCTGAAGAAAAAGCCGCTCAGGAAGCTGCTCGTCAGGAAGAAGAACGTCTTCGTAAAGCGCAAGAAGAAGAAGCGCAGAAGAAGCTTGAAGAAGATGCTAAGAAAGCGGCTGATGAAGCACGTAAATTAGCAGAAGAAAACGAGCGTCGTTGGAAAGAAGAAGCTGAAGCACGTAAGAAAGCGGAAGCTGAAGAAGTTCACTTACATTCAAACCGTTATGCTCAAGAAGCAGAAGACGAGCAAGACGCCCAAGTTGAGCGTTCTTCACGTCGTCGCAGAAAGTCTAAGCGTAATGCGGGTGAGCACTTGAAGCAAGGCTTCAACAAGCCAGCTCAGCCAGTAGAGCGTATCGTTAAGCTAGGTGAAACTATCACTGTTGGCGAACTTGCTAGCAAGTTAGCGATTAAGTCGAATGAAGTTATCAAAACCATGATGAAAATGGGTGAGATGGCGACCATTAACCAAGTTCTTGACCAAGACACAGCAGTACTTGTTGTTGAAGAAATGGGTCATAAATTTGAACTGGTTAACGACAACGCGCTTGAAGAAGAATTGTTAGCTGATGATGGCACAGGTGGTGATAAAACGTCACGTGCACCTGTTGTAACTATTATGGGTCACGTAGACCATGGTAAGACATCACTACTTGATTACATTCGTCGCGCGAAAGTGGCAGACGGTGAAGCGGGTGGTATTACTCAGCATATCGGTGCTTACAAAGTACAAACTGATAATGGCGAAATTACCTTCTTAGATACTCCTGGACACGCCGCGTTTACTGCAATGCGTGCTCGTGGAGCAACAGCTACAGATATCGTTATCTTGGTTGTTGCGGCAGATGATGGCGTAATGCCACAAACAAAAGAAGCGGTTCAACATGCTCGTGCAGCAGGCGTGCCGTTAATCATTGCCGTGAACAAGATGGATAAAGAGTCAGCCGATCCAGATCGAGTTAAAACAGAGCTTTCTCAATTGGAAGTTATTTCAGAAGAGTGGGGCGGTGAGCACCAGTTCTGTAACGTTTCTGCTAAAACCGGTATGGGCGTTGATGGTCTTCTAGAAGCCATTAATCTTCAAGCTGAGTTACTAGATTTACAAGCGGTAGCTAAAGGTCCAGGTCGCGGTATCGTTATTGAATCACGTCTTGATAAAGGTCGTGGTCCAGTGGCTTCAGTACTTATCCAAGAAGGTGAGTTGAAAGCCGGTGATATCCTGCTATGTGGCGAAGAGTACGGACGTGTTCGTGCAATGCGCGATGAGCATGGTCAAGAGCTTAAGCTAGCAGGTCCATCTACACCTGTTGAAGTACTAGGTCTATCTGGTGTTCCAGTAGCCGGTGAAGATGCAGCAGTTGTTAAAGATGAGCGTAAAGCGCGTGAAGTAGCGGCTAAGCGTCATCAGAAGAAGCGTGAGCTTAAACTAGCTCGTCAGCAAAAAGCCAAGCTTGAAAACATGTTCGCGAACATGGAAGCAGGCGACGTTAGCGAACTTAACATTGTACTTAAAGCTGATGTACAAGGTTCTGTAGAAGCGATTGCTGAGTCGTTGATTAAACTATCAACGGCAGAAGTTAAAGTGAATATTGTTGGTAGCGGCGTAGGTGGAATCACTGAAACTGATGCAACATTGGCAGCGGCTTCTGGCGCTATCGTACTTGGCTTTAACGTTCGTGCCGATGCAACTGCACGCCGCGTATTAGAAGCTGAAGAAATTGATTTACGTTACTACAGCGTTATCTATAGCCTAATCGACGAAGTGAAAGCAGCAATGAGCGGTATGCTTGCGCCAGAATTCAGACAAGAAATTATTGGTCTGGCTGAAGTGCGTGATGTATTTAAATCGCCTAAGCTTGGTGCTATCGCTGGTTGTATGGTTACAGAAGGTGTGGTTAAGCGTAGCAATCCAATCCGTGTACTTCGTGAAAACGTAGTAATCTATGAAGGTGAACTAGAATCTCTACGTCGCTTCAAAGATGACGTACAAGATGTACGTAACGGTATGGAATGTGGTATCGGCGTTAAGAACTACAACGATGTAAAAGTTGGAGACCAAATCGAAGTCTTCGAAATCGTTGAAGTTAAACGCGAAATCTAA
- the nusA gene encoding transcription termination factor NusA, with the protein MNKEILLVAEAVSNEKQVPREKIFEALEFAIASATKKKNEGDIEVRVSIDRTSGDFDTFRRWLIIPDDQEQENPFAEITLSAAQVEEPELQLGDYVEDQIESIKFDRITTQTAKQVIVQKVREAERAQMIAEYEDKVGELVTGTVKKVNRDNIIIDLGNNAEGVIYRDDMLPRETFRPGDRVRGLLYVIRPEARGAQLFISRTHPDMLVELFRLEVPEIAEETLEIKAAARDPGSRAKIAVKTNDKRLDPVGACVGMRGSRVQAVSGELGGERVDIVLWDENSAQFVINAMAPAEVASIVVDEDSHMMDVAVEADNLAQAIGRSGQNVRLASQLTGWELNVMTVEDLNKKHEEENAKVLNIFTAGLDVDEEFAAMLVDEGFTTLEEVAYVPASELLAIDGLDEDTVEELRNRARAFLTTRALANEESLEGAEPTEALLGLEGMSKHVAYVLASRGITDLEELAEQGTDEISDIDELDEATAGALIMAARNIVWFNEE; encoded by the coding sequence ATGAATAAAGAAATTTTGTTAGTGGCGGAAGCCGTTTCAAATGAAAAACAAGTGCCTAGAGAGAAGATTTTTGAAGCGCTGGAATTTGCAATAGCCAGTGCCACCAAAAAGAAAAATGAAGGCGATATTGAAGTACGAGTAAGTATCGACAGAACCTCTGGTGACTTCGACACATTCCGTCGTTGGTTAATTATTCCTGATGATCAGGAACAAGAGAACCCGTTCGCAGAAATCACCCTTTCTGCTGCACAAGTAGAAGAGCCTGAGCTTCAATTAGGCGATTATGTGGAAGATCAGATTGAATCTATTAAATTTGACCGCATAACTACGCAGACCGCGAAACAAGTTATCGTACAAAAAGTACGTGAAGCTGAACGCGCGCAAATGATTGCAGAATACGAAGATAAAGTCGGCGAGTTGGTAACCGGTACGGTTAAGAAAGTAAATCGCGACAACATTATCATCGATTTAGGTAATAACGCCGAAGGTGTTATCTACCGTGACGATATGCTTCCTCGTGAAACCTTCAGACCAGGCGACCGTGTTCGCGGCTTACTATATGTAATTCGCCCTGAAGCACGTGGCGCTCAGTTGTTTATCAGCCGTACTCACCCTGACATGCTTGTAGAGCTATTCAGACTTGAAGTACCGGAAATTGCTGAAGAAACACTAGAAATTAAAGCGGCGGCTCGTGATCCGGGTTCCCGTGCAAAAATTGCCGTTAAAACTAACGACAAACGCTTAGATCCAGTTGGTGCGTGTGTGGGTATGCGTGGTTCACGCGTACAAGCAGTATCGGGCGAATTGGGTGGTGAGCGTGTTGATATCGTATTGTGGGATGAAAACTCTGCACAGTTTGTTATTAACGCCATGGCCCCTGCAGAAGTTGCCTCTATTGTTGTGGACGAAGACAGTCACATGATGGATGTAGCAGTAGAAGCTGACAACCTTGCTCAGGCAATCGGTCGTAGCGGTCAAAACGTTCGCCTTGCTAGCCAGTTAACTGGTTGGGAATTGAACGTGATGACAGTAGAAGATCTGAACAAGAAACATGAAGAAGAAAACGCGAAGGTGTTGAACATCTTTACCGCTGGCTTAGATGTAGACGAAGAGTTTGCGGCTATGTTGGTTGATGAAGGTTTCACCACATTGGAAGAAGTGGCATACGTGCCAGCAAGCGAGCTTCTTGCCATTGACGGACTTGATGAAGATACCGTTGAAGAATTGCGTAATCGTGCACGTGCATTCCTTACGACCCGTGCATTAGCAAACGAAGAATCGCTTGAAGGCGCAGAGCCTACCGAAGCCTTACTAGGCCTTGAAGGAATGAGTAAGCACGTGGCCTATGTGTTGGCCAGCCGCGGCATTACCGACCTTGAAGAACTGGCCGAGCAAGGCACAGATGAAATTAGTGATATTGATGAACTAGACGAAGCTACTGCGGGTGCGCTGATTATGGCAGCACGTAATATCGTTTGGTTCAATGAAGAGTAA
- the rimP gene encoding ribosome maturation factor RimP, whose protein sequence is MAKLEEKLTEMLNPGVEALGFELVGIEFVRAGKHSILRVFIDHENGISVDNCADVSHQVSAILDVEDPISTEYNLEVSSPGMDRPLFKEKHYVDSVGEVVQVRLSMPMDDRRNFKGKVLACDNGVVSIEVDGQQFQLAVANIEKGNVVPTFE, encoded by the coding sequence TTGGCAAAACTTGAAGAGAAACTAACCGAAATGCTTAACCCAGGTGTAGAAGCTTTGGGGTTTGAATTGGTTGGGATCGAATTTGTACGAGCGGGGAAACATTCAATTCTTCGCGTTTTTATTGATCATGAAAACGGTATCTCCGTAGATAATTGTGCAGATGTAAGTCATCAAGTGAGTGCGATATTGGATGTTGAAGATCCAATTAGCACAGAGTACAACCTAGAAGTATCTTCACCAGGTATGGATAGACCGCTTTTCAAAGAAAAGCATTATGTTGATTCTGTAGGTGAAGTTGTTCAGGTTCGTTTATCTATGCCGATGGACGACAGACGTAACTTTAAAGGCAAAGTATTGGCTTGCGACAATGGCGTAGTCAGTATTGAAGTGGATGGCCAGCAGTTCCAGTTAGCTGTGGCGAATATCGAAAAAGGTAACGTTGTTCCCACATTCGAATAA
- a CDS encoding response regulator, with amino-acid sequence MLRTIEKPTLLLVDDEPVNLRVLKQLLAADYQLIFAKNGEEAIRLTSQRQPQLILLDIMMPGLTGFEVCRILKGQDDTRHIPVIFVTALNDEHDEAEGFEVGAVDYITKPISPPVVKARVKTHLSLVQSDELMRTRLQVVQRLGRAAEYKDNETGMHVLRMSHYSKELALAYGFSDEQAEILLHAAPMHDIGKIGISDSIMLKPGKLTDEEFAIMKTHPEIGAEILGECDSALLVVAKSVSLTHHEKWDGSGYPNGLAGEDIPIEGRICAVADVFDALTSRRPYKEPWSVDKTLAFMESQKGKHFDPTLIDLLMAKLPQILVIKEKWKDED; translated from the coding sequence ATGCTTAGAACTATTGAAAAGCCTACCTTGTTACTGGTTGATGATGAGCCAGTAAATTTGAGAGTCTTAAAGCAACTGTTAGCTGCAGACTACCAACTCATTTTTGCCAAGAACGGTGAAGAGGCGATTAGATTAACCTCGCAGCGTCAACCTCAACTTATTTTGCTAGATATTATGATGCCAGGACTTACAGGCTTCGAGGTATGTAGAATATTAAAAGGTCAAGACGATACACGTCATATTCCAGTTATATTCGTTACTGCGTTAAATGATGAGCACGATGAAGCAGAGGGTTTTGAGGTTGGGGCAGTTGATTATATTACTAAACCCATTTCACCACCGGTGGTAAAAGCCAGAGTTAAAACCCATTTATCGTTAGTGCAGTCTGATGAACTTATGCGTACTCGATTGCAAGTGGTACAGCGCTTAGGCCGTGCAGCTGAATATAAAGACAACGAAACCGGCATGCACGTGTTACGCATGAGTCATTACTCAAAAGAATTGGCACTCGCTTACGGGTTTAGTGATGAACAAGCTGAAATATTACTGCACGCAGCGCCTATGCACGATATAGGTAAAATTGGTATTTCCGATAGTATCATGTTGAAGCCGGGTAAATTGACAGACGAAGAGTTTGCAATAATGAAGACCCACCCTGAAATTGGTGCTGAAATTTTAGGGGAATGCGATTCTGCATTGTTGGTGGTAGCCAAGTCGGTATCACTGACTCATCATGAAAAATGGGATGGTAGTGGCTACCCGAACGGACTAGCAGGTGAAGACATTCCTATTGAGGGAAGAATTTGTGCCGTGGCGGATGTATTCGATGCGCTTACCAGCAGACGGCCTTACAAAGAGCCGTGGAGCGTAGACAAAACATTAGCCTTTATGGAAAGTCAGAAGGGCAAGCATTTCGATCCGACGCTAATTGATTTGCTGATGGCAAAATTACCTCAGATATTAGTAATAAAAGAAAAGTGGAAAGACGAAGACTAG